The proteins below are encoded in one region of Bdellovibrio bacteriovorus:
- the asnS gene encoding asparagine--tRNA ligase produces METTLVKSLFRDTEKYIDKEVHLTGWVRKIRDQKNFGFIELNDGTFFKGVQVVFDTNLSNFEDVAKLSISSSILVTGKVVKSQGAGQTFEVMASKVEVVQKADLDYPLQNKRHSFEFLREIAHLRARTNTFSAVFRVRSVLAYAIHKFFNEQGFVYVHTPIITGSDAEGAGEMFRVTTLKLDKPPRKEDGTIDASQDFFGKETNLTVSGQLNGETFCAAFRNIYTFGPTFRAENSNTSRHAAEFWMIEPEIAFADLSADMELGEAMIKYIIRYVMEQCPEEMEFFNQFVEKGLFDKLNNVLNNDFGRVTYTEAIEILQKSGKKFEFPVQWGIDMQSEHERYLAEEHFKKPVFVTDYPKDIKAFYMKLNADGKTVRAMDLLAPGIGEIIGGSQREDNLELLEQRMKQVGLHPEEYSFYTDLRRYGSFPHAGFGLGFERMMMYLTGMGNIRDVIPFPRTPKNALF; encoded by the coding sequence ATGGAAACGACTCTCGTAAAATCGCTATTTAGAGACACTGAAAAATACATCGATAAAGAAGTCCATCTGACGGGATGGGTTCGCAAAATTCGCGACCAGAAGAACTTTGGATTTATCGAGCTTAATGATGGCACCTTCTTTAAAGGTGTTCAGGTCGTTTTTGATACAAATCTGTCTAACTTTGAAGACGTTGCCAAACTTTCTATCTCTTCTTCGATCTTGGTCACAGGTAAAGTCGTAAAATCTCAAGGCGCGGGTCAAACTTTTGAAGTGATGGCCAGCAAAGTGGAAGTCGTACAAAAAGCCGACCTCGATTATCCTTTGCAAAACAAACGTCACAGCTTTGAATTCTTGCGCGAGATCGCACATCTTCGCGCGCGCACAAACACATTCTCTGCGGTGTTCCGTGTCCGTTCGGTATTGGCGTACGCGATTCACAAGTTCTTTAACGAACAAGGTTTCGTCTATGTTCATACTCCGATCATCACAGGCTCTGATGCTGAAGGTGCGGGTGAAATGTTCCGTGTAACGACTTTGAAATTGGATAAACCTCCAAGAAAAGAAGACGGCACGATTGATGCGAGCCAAGACTTCTTTGGTAAAGAGACGAACCTGACAGTCAGCGGTCAGCTGAATGGTGAAACTTTCTGTGCGGCTTTCCGTAACATCTACACTTTCGGTCCAACTTTCCGTGCGGAAAATTCAAATACATCTCGTCATGCTGCTGAATTCTGGATGATTGAACCTGAAATTGCATTTGCCGATTTAAGTGCGGATATGGAATTGGGTGAAGCGATGATCAAATACATCATCCGCTACGTGATGGAGCAATGTCCGGAAGAGATGGAGTTCTTCAACCAATTTGTTGAAAAAGGTTTGTTCGATAAGTTGAACAACGTTCTGAACAATGATTTTGGTCGCGTGACTTACACGGAAGCGATTGAGATTTTACAGAAGTCAGGAAAAAAATTCGAGTTCCCTGTTCAATGGGGTATCGACATGCAGTCTGAACACGAAAGATATTTGGCTGAAGAACACTTCAAAAAACCTGTTTTCGTGACGGACTATCCAAAAGACATCAAAGCTTTTTACATGAAGCTGAATGCCGACGGTAAAACTGTTCGCGCGATGGATTTATTGGCACCTGGTATTGGTGAAATTATTGGTGGATCTCAACGTGAAGACAACTTAGAGCTTCTTGAACAGCGCATGAAACAGGTGGGTTTGCATCCGGAAGAATATTCTTTCTATACGGATCTACGCCGCTACGGAAGCTTCCCGCACGCCGGCTTCGGCTTGGGCTTTGAGCGCATGATGATGTACCTCACGGGCATGGGGAACATTCGTGACGTGATTCCGTTCCCGCGCACTCCGAAAAATGCTTTGTTCTAA